In Ferribacterium limneticum, a genomic segment contains:
- a CDS encoding transglycosylase SLT domain-containing protein, with amino-acid sequence MFTSTVFPSSMLRLSALASSMFQKFLMLAGVLFVLVLVGVQSGNPTMLGGLKFLLPAGEEVALDDELAVEDIDPATETLSAQMRGAMDYVSRRYRVAPDALEPIFATAQSAGRQLHLDPLLIIAVIGIESRFNPFSESVVGAKGLMQVMPRFHQDKLPEDADQAAFLNPVINVQVGAKVLKESIRRNGGLENGLQQFAGATSDPERRYATKVLAEKLRLEQAVQKFRTT; translated from the coding sequence ATGTTTACCTCAACAGTTTTTCCCTCATCGATGCTTCGCCTGTCGGCGCTCGCGTCTTCAATGTTTCAGAAGTTCCTGATGCTGGCCGGCGTGTTGTTCGTACTTGTCCTGGTCGGCGTCCAAAGTGGCAACCCCACCATGCTCGGCGGCTTGAAGTTCCTGCTGCCGGCCGGTGAAGAAGTGGCGCTGGACGACGAGCTGGCGGTCGAGGATATCGACCCCGCTACCGAGACCCTCAGTGCCCAAATGCGCGGTGCCATGGACTACGTCTCCCGGCGCTATCGCGTCGCACCGGATGCGCTGGAGCCCATTTTCGCCACGGCCCAGTCGGCCGGTCGGCAATTGCATCTCGATCCGCTGCTCATCATTGCCGTCATCGGTATCGAGTCGCGTTTCAATCCGTTCTCCGAAAGCGTCGTCGGCGCCAAGGGCCTCATGCAGGTGATGCCGCGTTTCCATCAGGACAAGTTGCCGGAAGACGCCGATCAGGCCGCCTTTCTCAATCCGGTGATCAATGTCCAGGTCGGCGCCAAGGTGCTCAAGGAGTCGATCCGCCGCAACGGCGGGCTGGAAAACGGCCTGCAGCAATTTGCCGGGGCGACCAGCGATCCGGAGCGGCGCTACGCCACCAAGGTGCTGGCCGAAAAGCTGCGCCTCGAACAGGCCGTCCAGAAGTTCCGGACGACCTGA
- a CDS encoding alpha/beta fold hydrolase — MTHFVADDGEKIHVKISGEGSPLILLHGWTSSAQEWFPFMAELNARHRVFRWDARGHGGHTLAHAGSATVERMARDLRNLIDHYGLHDATAVGHSMGALTLWQYLRDHGTHGLGKLCLIDQSPKLLTADDWEHGIYGDFPVHRNDELVDWLRDDFAEGVLKLTAHGLNKRAEEKYLQNASGWQRSRAALQAQNPEPLINCWLSLTAADYRDVLANIPLPTLLVYGGESNFYHSSTAHFVADNIPNAVLRIYEGTDHSPHQWQRERFVRELMDFINPPD; from the coding sequence ATGACGCATTTCGTGGCCGACGATGGCGAGAAGATTCACGTCAAAATTTCCGGCGAGGGTTCGCCGCTGATCCTGCTCCATGGCTGGACTTCCAGCGCGCAGGAATGGTTCCCGTTCATGGCCGAGCTGAATGCGAGGCACCGCGTCTTTCGCTGGGATGCCCGCGGTCACGGCGGTCATACGCTGGCCCATGCCGGTTCGGCGACGGTCGAGCGCATGGCGCGCGATCTGCGCAACCTGATCGACCATTACGGCCTGCACGATGCCACCGCCGTCGGCCACTCGATGGGCGCACTGACACTCTGGCAATACCTGCGCGACCACGGCACGCACGGCCTCGGCAAGCTGTGCCTGATCGACCAATCGCCCAAGCTGCTGACGGCCGACGACTGGGAACATGGAATTTACGGCGATTTTCCGGTTCACCGTAACGATGAACTGGTCGACTGGCTACGCGACGACTTCGCCGAGGGCGTGCTCAAATTGACGGCGCACGGCCTCAACAAGCGGGCCGAGGAGAAGTACCTGCAGAACGCCTCAGGCTGGCAACGCTCGCGCGCCGCGCTGCAGGCCCAGAACCCGGAACCGCTGATCAACTGCTGGCTGAGCCTGACCGCCGCCGATTATCGCGACGTGCTGGCCAACATCCCGCTACCGACCTTGCTCGTCTATGGCGGCGAGAGCAATTTCTACCACTCGTCGACCGCGCACTTCGTCGCCGACAATATTCCGAACGCGGTATTGCGCATCTACGAAGGCACCGACCATTCGCCGCACCAGTGGCAGCGCGAGCGCTTCGTCCGCGAGTTGATGGACTTCATCAACCCGCCGGACTAA